One genomic window of Vidua macroura isolate BioBank_ID:100142 chromosome 16, ASM2450914v1, whole genome shotgun sequence includes the following:
- the WIPI2 gene encoding WD repeat domain phosphoinositide-interacting protein 2 isoform X1, translating to MNLAGQSGDAGSGHLLFANFNQDNTSLAVGSKSGYKFFSLSSVDKLEQIYECTDTEDVCIVERLFSSSLVAIVSLKAPRKLKVCHFKKGTEICNYSYSNTILAVKLNRQRLIVCLEESLYIHNIRDMKVLHTIRETPPNPAGLCALSINNDNCYLAYPGSATIGEVQVFDTINLRAANMIPAHDSPLAALAFDASGTKLATASEKGTVIRVFSIPEGQKLFEFRRGVKRCVSICSLAFSMDGMFLSASSNTETVHIFKLETVKEKPQEEPTTWTGYFGKVLMASTSYLPSQVTEMFNQGRAFATVRLPFCGHKNICALATIQKIPRLLVGAADGYLYMYNLDPQEGGECTLMKQHKLDGSMEPANEILESASHDRPLVAQTYSAAVTKGTYVPSSPSRHAYTDDLGAVGGACLEDETNSLRLDEDSEHPPMILRTD from the exons ATGAACTTGGCCGGGCAGAGCGGCGACGCCGGCAGCGGCCATCTGCTCTTCGCCAACTTCAACCAGGACAACAC ATCCCTTGCAGTTGGCAGTAAATCAGGCTACaaattcttctctctttcttctgtgGACAAATTAGAGCAGATCTATGAATGCA CTGACACAGAAGATGTGTGCATTGTGGAGAGGCTCTTCTCCAGTAGTCTGGTGGCCATAGTTAGCCTTAAAGCCCCACGGAAGCTGAAAGTTTGTCACTTTAAGAAGGGGACAGAGATTTGCAACTACAGTTACTCCAACACCATCTTGGCTGTCAAACTCAATAGACAG aGGCTGATAGTATGTCTGGAAGAGTCTCTTTATATACACAACATACGAGACATGAAGGTATTACATACAATCAGGGAGACACCTCCCAATCCTGCAG GGTTGTGTGCTTTATCAATAAACAATGATAATTGCTACCTGGCCTATCCAGGAAGTGCAACTATTGGAGAAGTACAAGTCTTTGACACCATCAATCTG AGAGCTGCCAATATGATCCCAGCTCATGATAGTCCCTTGGCTGCTTTGGCATTTGATGCAAGTGGTACTAAACTTGCCACAGCCTCAGAAAAG ggGACAGTAATAAGAGTGTTTTCCATTCCAGAGGGACAGAAACTCTTTGAATTCCGAAGGGGAGTGAAGAG gtGTGTGAGCATCTGTTCATTGGCTTTCAGCATGGATGGCATGTTTCTGTCTGCATCCAGTAACACGGAGACAGTGCATATCTTCAAACTTGagactgtgaaagaaaa ACCTCAGGAAGAGCCTACAACCTGGACAGGTTACTTTGGAAAAGTGCTGATGGCCTCAACGAGCTATCTGCCCTCTCAAGTAACAGAGATGTTCAACCAGGGTAGAGCCTTTGCTACAGTCCGTCTGCCCTTCTGTGGGCACAAAAACATCTGTGCACTTGCCAC AATCCAGAAGATCCCTCGTTTActggtgggagctgctgatgGGTATCTCTACATGTACAACTTAGACCCCCAGGAAGGAGGAGAGTGCACACTAATGAAGCAGCACAA GCTCGATGGCAGCATGGAGCCCGCCAACGAAATTCTGGAGTCTGCATCCCACGACCGGCCGTTGGTAGCGCAGACGTACAGTGCCGCTGTGACTAAAGGTACATATGTGCCTTCCTCACCCAGCAGGCATG CCTATACGGATGAcctgggtgctgtgggtggagCTTGCCTGGAAGATGAAACCAACTCACTTAGATTGGACGAAGACAGTGAGCATCCCCCCATGATCCTTCGGACAGACTAA
- the WIPI2 gene encoding WD repeat domain phosphoinositide-interacting protein 2 isoform X2, producing the protein MNLAGQSGDAGSGHLLFANFNQDNTSLAVGSKSGYKFFSLSSVDKLEQIYECTDTEDVCIVERLFSSSLVAIVSLKAPRKLKVCHFKKGTEICNYSYSNTILAVKLNRQRLIVCLEESLYIHNIRDMKVLHTIRETPPNPAGLCALSINNDNCYLAYPGSATIGEVQVFDTINLRAANMIPAHDSPLAALAFDASGTKLATASEKGTVIRVFSIPEGQKLFEFRRGVKRCVSICSLAFSMDGMFLSASSNTETVHIFKLETVKEKPQEEPTTWTGYFGKVLMASTSYLPSQVTEMFNQGRAFATVRLPFCGHKNICALATIQKIPRLLVGAADGYLYMYNLDPQEGGECTLMKQHKLDGSMEPANEILESASHDRPLVAQTYSAAVTKAYTDDLGAVGGACLEDETNSLRLDEDSEHPPMILRTD; encoded by the exons ATGAACTTGGCCGGGCAGAGCGGCGACGCCGGCAGCGGCCATCTGCTCTTCGCCAACTTCAACCAGGACAACAC ATCCCTTGCAGTTGGCAGTAAATCAGGCTACaaattcttctctctttcttctgtgGACAAATTAGAGCAGATCTATGAATGCA CTGACACAGAAGATGTGTGCATTGTGGAGAGGCTCTTCTCCAGTAGTCTGGTGGCCATAGTTAGCCTTAAAGCCCCACGGAAGCTGAAAGTTTGTCACTTTAAGAAGGGGACAGAGATTTGCAACTACAGTTACTCCAACACCATCTTGGCTGTCAAACTCAATAGACAG aGGCTGATAGTATGTCTGGAAGAGTCTCTTTATATACACAACATACGAGACATGAAGGTATTACATACAATCAGGGAGACACCTCCCAATCCTGCAG GGTTGTGTGCTTTATCAATAAACAATGATAATTGCTACCTGGCCTATCCAGGAAGTGCAACTATTGGAGAAGTACAAGTCTTTGACACCATCAATCTG AGAGCTGCCAATATGATCCCAGCTCATGATAGTCCCTTGGCTGCTTTGGCATTTGATGCAAGTGGTACTAAACTTGCCACAGCCTCAGAAAAG ggGACAGTAATAAGAGTGTTTTCCATTCCAGAGGGACAGAAACTCTTTGAATTCCGAAGGGGAGTGAAGAG gtGTGTGAGCATCTGTTCATTGGCTTTCAGCATGGATGGCATGTTTCTGTCTGCATCCAGTAACACGGAGACAGTGCATATCTTCAAACTTGagactgtgaaagaaaa ACCTCAGGAAGAGCCTACAACCTGGACAGGTTACTTTGGAAAAGTGCTGATGGCCTCAACGAGCTATCTGCCCTCTCAAGTAACAGAGATGTTCAACCAGGGTAGAGCCTTTGCTACAGTCCGTCTGCCCTTCTGTGGGCACAAAAACATCTGTGCACTTGCCAC AATCCAGAAGATCCCTCGTTTActggtgggagctgctgatgGGTATCTCTACATGTACAACTTAGACCCCCAGGAAGGAGGAGAGTGCACACTAATGAAGCAGCACAA GCTCGATGGCAGCATGGAGCCCGCCAACGAAATTCTGGAGTCTGCATCCCACGACCGGCCGTTGGTAGCGCAGACGTACAGTGCCGCTGTGACTAAAG CCTATACGGATGAcctgggtgctgtgggtggagCTTGCCTGGAAGATGAAACCAACTCACTTAGATTGGACGAAGACAGTGAGCATCCCCCCATGATCCTTCGGACAGACTAA